GTTTTTCCGACGGCGTGATGCGGCGGCTGACCGATCCCGAACGCGGGCTGTTTCCGCAGCCCAAGGAAATCAAGATGTCGTGCAGTTGCCCGGATTGGGCGGTGCTCTGCAAGCATGCGGCGGCGGTGCTCTACGGCGTCGGCGCGCGGCTCGACCAGGAGCCGCAGCTTCTCTTCTTGCTGCGCGGCGTCGACCACGCCGAGTTGGTGAGCGAGGCCGTGTCGGACGGGAACCTCGAAAGCGCCCTCAGCGGCTCGGGCGATGCGTTGGCCGGCGAAGACCTGGGCGCCATGTTCGGCATCGAGCTTGATACCGGGGCCGCCAGCGAGACAAAAGCCAAGCGCGGCCGCCGTGCCACTTCGACAACGCGCCCCGCAACCAAGGCAAAGCCGGCCGGCAAGAAAAAAGCCGTCGAGGAACAATCGCCGGTCCTGGTCATCGAGAAGCCCGCCGCGAAGAAGTCCCGGTCGGCCAAGAAGCCGGCCGTGGCCGGAGCCAAGCGCAGTGGGCCACCCGAGTCGAAAGCCGTCGCGGCTCCTGCGGCATTGCCGGAGAGGAAAAAGCTGGCCCGGCGACCAAAGGCCGTCACAGTGAACCCGTAGCGCTCGGCAAGCTTGCGCGGTGCGCAAACGACGAAACGAGCTGCGTCCCGATTTCCTGTTCGATTTTCCGGTTGATGGGCGTTATAAGCGCTCCGTGCGCCGGAATCCGGATTACGTGCTGCTGGATTCCGGCCGATGGGAGTTTCAAGAGGCGGATACGGTACTTGAGTTGACGCCAGACGATTCCGGCAGAGAACCAAGCCGGTGGTCGGTGCTTTCTGTCGCTACATGCGAGACCTCGAACGTCTTACTGGTGCTGCGCCAGGCCATAGTCGCGAGCCGCAACCTACCGGTGCTGTTCTATCGAGTCCACGGTAACGGGCGCGGCTACGGAACCGACTGGGAGAAAAGACTGGCCGCTCGTCAGGCGTCTCCAGACGATTCTGTTGATTAGACTGACGGACTACCAAATCGCGCCTTCGCGTCGCCAAAATCTGGGTGCCATTCAGGAGCCGACCAAACCTCATGTTGTCGATTTTTTTCAATCATGGGTTTGAGAGCACAGTCCAAAAGCGCCCATCAGGACGAATAATGTAGGTCACCGCGCCATCGTCGAACGCTATCGCCGGTTCACCCGCGAAGGTCGTTCTCCTGCCGCCACCGTTCGCGAAACGATCTCTTTGACTCGTTCGATGCCACTCCTCCCCGGCGACAGGATTTCCTCTTTGGTTCCGCCTCGATGGCGAATCTAGTCAATATGCCTCCTGACCTTCTTTGGGAAGTTTTGGCCGAATTCAAGTGGCCCACTAGGAAATGCGTCTGGCCCTCCCGCGTCAGCTCCACTCATGGTAACTCGTTATAGTCGCCAGCCGACAAACCAGCAGCCTCAGTGATACCACTTACCGAGATCGACCGGCTCGACGCCGGTCCCTGACGCGACCCATTCGCAGCCGCCCCTTTTCGACC
This genomic window from Pirellulales bacterium contains:
- a CDS encoding SWIM zinc finger family protein, with product MYYGWKPYVPVARRRANAARAAKQLSKKRGRELQPITIDGRKIARTFWGEAWCDSLENHSDFENRLPRGRTYVRNGSVIDLDIARGHIDALVSGSEIYTVKVEITGLEPAHWKQLKSECSESIDSLLDLLAGRFSDGVMRRLTDPERGLFPQPKEIKMSCSCPDWAVLCKHAAAVLYGVGARLDQEPQLLFLLRGVDHAELVSEAVSDGNLESALSGSGDALAGEDLGAMFGIELDTGAASETKAKRGRRATSTTRPATKAKPAGKKKAVEEQSPVLVIEKPAAKKSRSAKKPAVAGAKRSGPPESKAVAAPAALPERKKLARRPKAVTVNP